The Hymenobacter swuensis DY53 genome includes the window TTGGCTACAGGCCCAGAGCCGAAGCTCAATAGGCCAGCCGGTACGTTACGGCTGTGCAGGTATGCCGTGCTACTACGGTTTTGCTGCAAAAAAGACGTGGGGCGCACCTGCTTATCTCCTCGATAGCCTCGGGTTGTAAGGAATAGGTTTCGTCAATAAGGACAACGTCAGTGCTATTGCCGAAAGACTATTGCGTCCAGAACGTATATTGCCGAAACTCAACCCCCCTCCCTCGCGACCTTTGGCAATAAGGATGTATGTAGCAATTTGCTGATATCTTAAAAGTAAAACCAAAATGATAAATCTTCAAACTGCATTACTTACACTTGTTTTCTGTAACGTTACTGCAATTGCCATTGGGCAAGAAACCAGTATTAAAATTCCGACTGATGATGACAAGTATTCAAAATATGTCAAACAGCTTGAGGGGAGTAATATTAATATCGATTATACAGACTTCAGAAATAGCTTTTTAGACAGCAAGCAGTTTAGTCGCAAGGGGAAAAATTACGACACCCTTAAGAAGCAAGTGTATGCTGAAACAAAGAACAAGAACTACCAGGCAGTTGTAAGCCTAACGCAAGAAATGCTGAGTATTGACTATACAAGTATGTTTGCGCACAAGTATTTACAACAGACTTATAAAATACTGGGCGATACCGTAAACCAGAAAAAGTATCACGATATAGAATTTGGTCTATTGTATTCCATCACAAGAAGCGGAGACGGCAAAACTTGTGAAACTGGGTGGCATGTCACACAGATAGAGGAAGAATATTTTATTCTCAACATGATAGGCGCTCAACTGCAAACACAAAGCACAAGCAGCGGAGGTAAAAATGCTTGTGACAAAATGGTTGTTAAGACTGAAGGCGGTGAAATCAAAACTTACTACTTTGAAGCGAACAAGGTATTTGAACAAGAGCGGAAACTCTTAGAAAAATGAACTGTCACCAACAAAGTATTGCTAAAAGCAAGGTTGAAGTAATGCTATCAAGCAGACGAACAAGGTGTAAAAAATAATTTTTCTCAACTTCAGTATCTGCCTTCTGCAATACACGTTCCGTTAGCTCCAAAATCAGAGGCCCCGCTGCTTCACTTGAAGCAACGGGGCCTTTTTGCGGCTGCCGAAACTAGCCCTGCGCCTGAATAGCCGTCAACAGCACCGTGTTGTAGATGTCATCGACGGTACAGCCGCGGCTCAGGTCGTTGACGGGCTTGTTCAGGCCCTGCAGCATCGGGCCGATGGCCAGGGCGCCGGTTTCGCGCTGCACGGCTTTGTAGGTATTGTTGCCGGTGTTCAGGTCGGGGAAGATGAGCACGCTGGCCTGGCCGGCTACCGGCGAGCCGGGCAGCTTCTGCTGGCCCACGGCGGGGTCCACGGCGGCATCGTACTGGATGGGGCCTTCCACCAGCAAATCGGGGCGGAGCTGGCGCACGAGCTGGGTGGCCTGGCGTACCTTATCCACGTCGGCGCCCTCGCCGGAGGTGCCGGAGGAGTAGGACAGCATGGCCACCCGCGGCTCGATGCCGAAGCGCCGGGAGCTGTCGGCCGAGGAAATGGCAATTTCGGCCAGTTGCTCGGCGGTGGGGTTGGGGTTCACGGCACAGTCGCCGAACACTGCCACCCGATCCGGCAGGCACATAAAGAACACCGACGACACCACCGACACGCCCGGCCGCGTCTTGATAAACTGCAGCGCCGGCCGAATGGTGTGCTGCGTGGTGTGCACCGCCCCCGACACCATGCCGTCGGCCAGGCCCTTGTACACCATCATCGAGCCGAAATACGACACGTCAGTCATCAGGTCGCGGGCCATTTCCAGGGTCACGCCCTTGCTGCGGCGCAGCTCAAACAGGGTTTCGGCGAAGTCCTGGAACAGCGCGGAGCGGGCCGGGTCCAGCAGCTGCACGCGCTGCGGGTCCAGGGGGCGGCCGAGGCGCTTGGCGGCGGCCAGAATCTGGGTTGGGTCGCCGAGGATGGTGAGGCTCACCACGTCCTGCTCCAATAGGCGGGCCGCCGCGCGCAGCACCCGGTCGTCGTTGCCCTCGGGCAGCACAATGTGCTTGCGCTGGCTGCGCGCCCACTGCAGCAGCTGGTACTGGAACATGTGGGGCGTGAGGCCACGCGGCGCAAACGTGCTGAGCTGCTCCAGCAGGCGCGGCGCATCGAGGTGGCGCTCAAACGTCTGGATGGCCAGCCGGATTTTCTTGGTCTGTTGCGGTCCGATGCGCGCCTGAATGCTGCCAATGCGGGTAGTGGTCTGAAACGTGCCCGATTCAACCAGCAGCATGGGCACGGCCACGGGCAGGCCCTCAATCAGGCGCAGCACCGAGTCCTCGGGCCGGTAGCCGCTGGTGAGCACCAGCCCCGCTACGCGCGGGTAGCTGGCCGACATATTGGCCTGCAGGGCACTCAGAATAAGGTCGGCCCGGTCGCCGGGCGTGATGATGAGCACGTTTTCCTCCAGGCGCAGCAAAAAGTTGGGCACCTGCATCGAGCCGTTGATGAAGTGGTCGACGGGGTTGGTGAGCTGGTCGGCCCCGAACAGCAGCTCCCCGCCCAGCTGGTCGTGGATTTCCTGCATAGTGGGGCTGCGCAGGGCCTGGTTTTCCGGTATCACGGCCAGCTGCGTGTCGGGCGGGAGCTGGTCGCGGAGGCGGGCACGCACTTCGTCGGCCTGCTCGGGGGCCACGCGGTTGAGCACCAGGGCCAGCACCTGTACCTCGCTGTCGAGGGCGTCGCGGCGGATGGAAAGGGCCATGTTCACGAGCTGCTCCACGGTTTTGCCGAGGCCCGAAATCAGCAGAATGGCGGGAATGCTGAGGTTGCGGGCCACCTGCCAGTTCAGGTCCAGCTCCAGGGCCAGGCCGGTGCCTACGAAGTCGGTGCCCTCCACCACCACAAAGTCGTGGGCGGCTTCGAGCTGCTTGAAGCGGTGGATGATGGTATCAAGCAGTTCCCCGACGCGGCCGGTTTCGGTGAGGTGCAGGGCCTCCTGACCGGTGGTGGCGTAGGTATCGGGGTAGGCCAGCGGCAGCTGGAAGTGTTGCAGCACGGTTTCAATGTGGGCATCGGGCTGGCTGGCACTGAGCGGGGTGATGATAGGCTTGAAGTAGCCCACCTTCTGGGCCTGGCTCAGCAGCAGGTGCACCAGCCCCAGCGTCACAACGGATTTGCCGCTGTACGGCTCGGCAGTGGCAATGAAAACGGCTTTGCTCATAGGTAGTCGAGAGTAGTCAGAAGCCCTTACGAATGCGGGGCAAGATAGTGCTGAAGTGGTCGGCCGCGTTACTTGCCCTATCAATGCTCAGCGTGGCCCGCTGCGCTCTGCACGACGGTCTTTTTGAATTCTCAACGCGTTAAGAATGCCAGCCTCACCGCTGCAACACCTTCACCAACTCCGGACTGTCAAACATGGCAACGGGGGAAATAACCGGCTCGTTCAGCGGCAGGTGGTTGCCGTACCGCTCCCGCAGCTTCTGCTGCACGGTGGGGTGGGAGAGGTCGAACTCGCGTAGCCGTTGGAGCTTCCCGATTTTGCGGCCGGTGGCTTGCTGATAGGTTTTCCAGAGCAGCTCGGAGCAGTACAGCCGCTCGTCGCTCCAGCCGAAATACAGGTCGTAGGCGCGGCCCTGGTAGTGCAGGCCGGTGCGCCGGAGTTGGCGCCGGGTGGCGGGGGTAAGCACCTGGTCCGCATCGCGCAGGCGCTTCACCACAAAGTGGCTACCCCGGCCGCGCCCAATCCACTGCTCCAGCGGAGTAAGGCGCACCGGCTGCACGGCCTCCAGTACCTGCCACTCGCCGCCCTGCCGCAACAGCATGCCGCAGTGGCTGTAGGGCGAGTGGGTAGCCAGCTGAATGGCCTGGCTTTGGGCCGAGCGGGAGGTGTGAAAAATCAAGTCTCCTTCACGTAGCTGCAGTGAAATGGACAAAATCGTCAGCTCGCCCCGGTGCCGCCGCTGAAACCGGCTAAACCGGTGCTGCAGGTATGTAGCGGACATGGCGGCGACAATCAACAGCAGGGCCAGCGCAATGGATAAAGGGCGACGCATACAAGTGGGGAAGGTGATAAAGCAGGAACGCCTTTTGTCGCCGCAAACGGGTTACGGTCCGGGTCTAGTTACTTGCCGGTTTGTAGGTCCTTCGGTGTAGCGTTGCTATACAAAAAAACGTCATGCTGAGCTTGCTGAAGCATCTCTACCGTAGTGCTATTCTATCTGATTAGCTTCGGTAAAGATGCTTCGGCAAGCTCAGCATGACGTTCAGTGAAGTGTTTTTTAGACTTAGGTCAGCATGCCGCCATCCACCTGCAGCACCTGGCCGGTGATGTACGACGAATCATCGGAGGCCAGGAAGGCGGTGGCTTTGGCAATATCCTCGGGTTTGCCGCCGCGCTTCAGCGGAATAGCCTTGCGCCACTCATCCACCTGCTTGGGGTCGAGGGCGTCGGTCATTTCCGTCTCGATAAAGCCAGGGGCAATGGCGTTGCAGCGGATGTTGCGTGAGCCCAGCTCCAGCGCCACCGATTTGGTGAAGCCGATGATGCCGGCCTTGGAAGCGGCGTAGTTGGTTTGCCCGGCGTTGCCCTTGATGCCTACCACCGAGGTCATGTTGATGATGCTGCCGGCTTTGGCGCGCATCATGGGTTTGGTGGCGGCTTTGGTGAGGTTGAATACTGATTTCAGGTTCACCGCAATAACCTGGTCCCACTGCTGCTCGCTCATGCGCATGAGCAGGCCGTCCTGGGTGATGCCGGCGTTATTCACCAGAATATCCAGCTTGCCGAATTCGGCCACCACGTCGTCCACCAGCTTCTCGGCTTCGGCGTAGATGGATGCGTCGGAGCGGAAGCCTTTCACCTTGGAGCCGTGGGCCGCCAGCTCGGTTTCCAGCTGCTGGCCTTTCTCCACGCTGGAAAGGTAGGTGAAGGCCACCTGAGCGCCCTGTTGGGCGAAATACACCGCAATGGCGCGGCCAATTCCTTTGGAAGCGCCCGTAATCAGGGCCACTTTTCCGTCGAGCAGTTGAGTCATGTTATGTAAGAGTGGAGCTACAAGCTTTATGCTGCAAGCTACAAGCTTTTTTTAGCTGCACGCCTGAGGTAGCTGCACGCCGCAGGGGCCAGGCTATTGGGTAAATAGTGGTTTTCAACTCACCGCTTATGGCTTGTTGCGCACTATTTGCAGCGTATAGCGCGTAGCTTGCAGCTTCAATGAAAACTGATATCTGCATCCTTGGGGCGGGGCCGGGCGGGGCTACGGCGGCCCTGCACTTGGCCAATGGTGGCCACCGCTGCCTGCTACTCGACCGCGCCACGTTTCCCCGCGACAAAGTGTGCGGCGACGCGCTCAGCGGCAAAGTTCTCAGCGAGTTGCGCCGGATAGGGGAGGAGTTACCCGCCCGGCTGGCCGCCGAGCCCATCCAGCTGCCTAGCTGGGGCATCGACTTCTACGCCCCCAACGGCCGCCGGCTGGCCGTACCGTTCAAGCCACGCTACAATCCCACCCACGACCGGGCCGCTGGCCACATCAGCAAGCGAATCGATTTTGATAACTTCCTCATCGAAGAAGTGCGTCGCCGCCCCGAAATCGACTTCCGCGAAAACACCGATGTGGCCCGCCACGAGCCGCTACCCGGCGGAGGCTGGCGCCTGCTGGCGGCCGATGACCAGGAAATAGCCACTTGTAAGCTGCTGCTGGTCGCCAACGGGGCGCAGTCGCAGTTTGCGCGGGTGGTGGGCGGCCACGAACTGGAGCCGGCTCACCACTGCGCCGGTTTACGGGCCTACTACCGGGGCGTGCAGGGCCTGCACCCCGATAATTTCATCGAGCTGCACTTCATCAAGGAGTTTCTGCCGGGCTACCTCTGGGTATTTCCACTGCCCAACGGCGAGGCCAACGTGGGCGTGGGCATGCTCACGGAAGCCGTGGCCAAAAAGAAGGTGAAGCTGCGGGAACGGCTGGAGGAAATCCTGCACACCCACCCGGCCCTGAAGGACCGGTTTGCCACAGCCGAGCGCCTGGGGCCGGTGCGGGGCTTCGGGCTGCCGCTGGGTTCGAAGCGCCGGCCGCTTTCGGGCTCGGGCTACCTGCTGCTCGGCGACGCGGGCTCCCTCATCGACCCGTTTTCGGGGGAAGGCATCAGCCACGCCATGGTATCGGGGCGTCACGCCGCCGACTGGGCCGCCCGCGCCTTAGTGGCGGCGGATGTTTCTGCCGGCTTCCTGAAAGGTTACGATAACGCCGTGTACAACCGCCTCTGGCAGGAACTGCGCCTGAGCCGGGGTATGCAGCGGTTGCTGGGCTACCCCGCGCTATTCAACTTCATTGCCAACCGCGCCGCCAACAACCCCACCCTAGCCGAAACCATCAGCAACATGTTCCTCGACCTCGACCTGCGCGAGCGGCTACGCCAGCCCAGCTTCTACCTGAAGCTGCTGCTGGGCAAATAGCCAGTGTCATTGCGAGCAGCGCGAAGCAATCCGTCCTTTTTCAAAGCAGAAACCTCCAAACACGAAAAGCCCCTGATGCCTGGGTTCGGGCGTCAGGGGCTTTTAAACAAGTCCGAGTGCTTAGTGAAGAGAGAAATGCTTCGCGCTACTCACAACAACACTGGCTACTTTCCCGTGTACCGGCGCAGGCTCTTAACGGCTTCGGGGTTCAGCTGCGCAGCTTTTTCGAGGTCGGTTTTGGCCTCGGCGGGCTTGTTGATGGAGGCATAGCTAATACCCCGGTACTCGTAGGCGTCGGCGTAAGCGGGGTCGATGCTGATGGCTTTGGCGAAATCCGGAATGGCACCTTTAAAGTTGAACAGCTGCATCTTGGCCGCCCCGCGCCCGAAATAAGCTTCTTTATCCGTAGGGTTATATTTCACGGCCTTGCTGAAATCAATGATGGCGGCGTTGTACTCTTTCAGCTTCAGGCGGTTGAGGCCCCGGTTGTAGTAGGCTTCGGCGTTGGTGGGCTTGAGGCGCAGGGCTGCGTTGTAATCCACCACAGCTTCCTTATAATCCTTGAGGTGGCTTTTGGCCTTGGCTCGGGTCAGCAGGGCATCGAAGTCGCGGGGCTTGCTTTTGAGGGCTGCATCGGCTACCCGAACTTCGTCGCGGTAGTCGGCATTGGTCTTGCGGGCGGCGGGCTCCACAGGCAGCGGTGTGGCCGGAGCTACCGAAGCCGTAGCTGAGGCATCGAGGGAAGCTGCACGCGCTACCGTATCGGCGCGGCGGGCAATGTTGGTTTCGCGGGCCACGTTGCGGGCGGCTGAGGTGGGGCGCTCTACATCGGCGGTGGTGGCCCGAGCGCAGGCGCCGGCCAGTAGCAGGGTGACACTGGCAAGCAAGGAAAGTATAGGTGCTTTCATGGAAATGAGCAGAAGAAAACGGGGGGTGAATACTACCCCAAAATCGTACAACGGCTCTTGTACGCACCGCACCCGGCAAAGGCTGGGCCGAAAGCACAAAATTTTGTCGGGGCCGGGGGAAGAGCCTGCGCAAACGGCAGGGTGGCGGAGTAGCGCGGCCTGCCTATCTTTGCCCGGCCTCCCGGCAGCCAGTTATCGGCGGGTGGCCCTTTTTTCAACCCCTTCAACCGAACACAATATGGCATTGCAATACGACCTGGTCGTTATCGGCAGCGGCCCCGGTGGCTACGTAGCCGCCATCCGGGCTTCGCAGCTGGGCTTGAAAGTAGGCGTGGTGGAGCGCGAGTCGCTCGGCGGAATCTGCCTCAACTGGGGCTGTATCCCCACCAAAGCCCTGCTCAAGAGCGCCCAGGTATTCGAGTACCTCAACCACGCCAAAGACTACGGTCTGTCAGCGGAAGGTGTGGGGTACGACTTCGGCGCGGTGATTCAGCGCAGCCGGGGCGTGGCCGACGGCATGAGCAAGGGCATCAACTTCCTGTTTAAAAAGAATAAGATTGACGCCATCATGGGCACCGGCAAGCTGCTGGCTCCCGGTAAAATTGAACTCACCAAGGCCGATGGCGGCAAAGACACCATCGAGGCCAAGCACATCATCCTCGCTACCGGGGCCCGCGCCCGTGAGCTGCCGGCCCTGCCCATCGACGGCAAGAAAATCATCGGCTACCGCCAGGCTATGGTGCTGCCCGAGCTGCCCAAGCGCTTGGTAGTGGTTGGCTCCGGCGCTATCGGCGTGGAGTTTGCCTATTTCTACCGCACCATGGGCTCGGAAGTGACGGTGGTGGAGTACCTGCCCCGCATCGTGCCCGTGGAGGACGAGGAAATCTCGCGCCAGATGGAGAAATCCTTCAAGAAAATCGGCGTGAACGTGCTGACTTCGGCCGAGGTAACCAAGGTGGATACCAGCGGGGAAGGCTGCAACGTGACCATCAAAACGGCCAAAGGTGACCAGCAGATTGCCTGCGACGTGGTGTTGAGCGCCGCCGGCGTGGTGACCAACCTCGAAAACCTGGGCCTGGAAGAACTGGGCATTAAGGTGGAGAAGGGCCGCGTTATCGTCGACGACTTTTACCAGACCAACGTGCCCGGCATCTTCGCCATCGGCGACATCGTGCCTGGCCCCGCGCTGGCCCACGTCGCTTCGGCCGAGGGCATTATCTGCGTGGAGAAAATTGCCGGTCACCATCCCGAGCCGCTCAACTACCAGAATATCCCTGGCTGCACCTATGCCTCGCCGGAAATTGCCTCAGTAGGCCTCACCGAAGCCGAAGCTAAAAACCAAGGCTACGATATTCTGGTGGGTAAATTCCCGTTCTCAGCCTCCGGCAAAGCCTCGGCAGCCGGCGTAAAAGACGGCTTCGTGAAAGTCATCTTCGATAAGAAGTACGGCGAATGGCTGGGTGCTCACATGATTGGTGCCAACGTAACCGAAATGATTGCCGAAGTGGTAGTAGCCCGCAAGCTGGAAACCACCGGCCATGAAATCATCAAGGCCGTGCACCCGCACCCCACTATGAGCGAGGCCATCATGGAAGCCGCCGCCGCGGCCTACGGCGAAGTGATTCACCTGTAGGAAGAACAGCGAGTTCTGGTATTGACCATAAAGCAAGACGCCTTGGCCGAGAAATCGGCCAAGGCGTCTTGCTTTATGGTCAGCTTTATTGGTTACTGTGTAACTGTTATTTCCGCAACAAACGAAATGTAAGCTGGTGATTCGTTGCCAGTGTAGGGCTCATTGCCGTATTGGCACAACGCTTCTTTCTGAAGAAGTCGGCCCTACTGTTGCGCGTACTTGCCCTTGATGAAGTCCAGCATTTCACGGCCGTGCTCCTCGGTTTTGGTGGCTTCCATTTTCCAAAGGGCTTCTACCAGCAGCAGCAGCAACTCGGTTTCCTTGTCCGGGTCGGCGTAGGCGAGTTTCTTAAAGGCTTCGCGTAGCAGGGAGGGCACGGGTTTCATAAACCGCTCGTGCTGCTGCCGGGCCATTTCCGAATCGGCTAGGCGGTACTGCAGCTTCCAGAAGTGGGGCTCAGCCTGCACTAGTTTATACGGCAGCTCAATCACGCTGTAGATGAACGCCAGCGGATCTGCCTCAGCCAGACCGCCACGATTATCCTCGATGATGCGTTTGTAGCCGTTACGAATCACGAATTCAAGCAGCTGGTCTTTGGAGCCGAAATGCTTGAAAATCAGGGCTTCCGATACGCCGGCTGCTTTTGCAATCAGCTGCGTAGAAGTGTTTTCGAAGCCTTTGTCCCCAAAGAGCTGCAGTGCTACGTCGGCAATGTGCTGTTTGCGGTTTGTCATATAGCGGTTGGTTTAGCGCGGCGAAGGGAGAGGCAGCCAGCAAGGGCACAGCGTACCGTTGAGCCTGCAAGATCGGGCTGTATTCGCTAAAAACGCGTTTTTTTTCAAAAAACCCGCATCAGCGTTTCAAATAGTA containing:
- a CDS encoding tetratricopeptide repeat protein, coding for MKAPILSLLASVTLLLAGACARATTADVERPTSAARNVARETNIARRADTVARAASLDASATASVAPATPLPVEPAARKTNADYRDEVRVADAALKSKPRDFDALLTRAKAKSHLKDYKEAVVDYNAALRLKPTNAEAYYNRGLNRLKLKEYNAAIIDFSKAVKYNPTDKEAYFGRGAAKMQLFNFKGAIPDFAKAISIDPAYADAYEYRGISYASINKPAEAKTDLEKAAQLNPEAVKSLRRYTGK
- a CDS encoding DUF4919 domain-containing protein, which codes for MINLQTALLTLVFCNVTAIAIGQETSIKIPTDDDKYSKYVKQLEGSNINIDYTDFRNSFLDSKQFSRKGKNYDTLKKQVYAETKNKNYQAVVSLTQEMLSIDYTSMFAHKYLQQTYKILGDTVNQKKYHDIEFGLLYSITRSGDGKTCETGWHVTQIEEEYFILNMIGAQLQTQSTSSGGKNACDKMVVKTEGGEIKTYYFEANKVFEQERKLLEK
- the pta gene encoding phosphate acetyltransferase, which produces MSKAVFIATAEPYSGKSVVTLGLVHLLLSQAQKVGYFKPIITPLSASQPDAHIETVLQHFQLPLAYPDTYATTGQEALHLTETGRVGELLDTIIHRFKQLEAAHDFVVVEGTDFVGTGLALELDLNWQVARNLSIPAILLISGLGKTVEQLVNMALSIRRDALDSEVQVLALVLNRVAPEQADEVRARLRDQLPPDTQLAVIPENQALRSPTMQEIHDQLGGELLFGADQLTNPVDHFINGSMQVPNFLLRLEENVLIITPGDRADLILSALQANMSASYPRVAGLVLTSGYRPEDSVLRLIEGLPVAVPMLLVESGTFQTTTRIGSIQARIGPQQTKKIRLAIQTFERHLDAPRLLEQLSTFAPRGLTPHMFQYQLLQWARSQRKHIVLPEGNDDRVLRAAARLLEQDVVSLTILGDPTQILAAAKRLGRPLDPQRVQLLDPARSALFQDFAETLFELRRSKGVTLEMARDLMTDVSYFGSMMVYKGLADGMVSGAVHTTQHTIRPALQFIKTRPGVSVVSSVFFMCLPDRVAVFGDCAVNPNPTAEQLAEIAISSADSSRRFGIEPRVAMLSYSSGTSGEGADVDKVRQATQLVRQLRPDLLVEGPIQYDAAVDPAVGQQKLPGSPVAGQASVLIFPDLNTGNNTYKAVQRETGALAIGPMLQGLNKPVNDLSRGCTVDDIYNTVLLTAIQAQG
- the lpdA gene encoding dihydrolipoyl dehydrogenase; amino-acid sequence: MALQYDLVVIGSGPGGYVAAIRASQLGLKVGVVERESLGGICLNWGCIPTKALLKSAQVFEYLNHAKDYGLSAEGVGYDFGAVIQRSRGVADGMSKGINFLFKKNKIDAIMGTGKLLAPGKIELTKADGGKDTIEAKHIILATGARARELPALPIDGKKIIGYRQAMVLPELPKRLVVVGSGAIGVEFAYFYRTMGSEVTVVEYLPRIVPVEDEEISRQMEKSFKKIGVNVLTSAEVTKVDTSGEGCNVTIKTAKGDQQIACDVVLSAAGVVTNLENLGLEELGIKVEKGRVIVDDFYQTNVPGIFAIGDIVPGPALAHVASAEGIICVEKIAGHHPEPLNYQNIPGCTYASPEIASVGLTEAEAKNQGYDILVGKFPFSASGKASAAGVKDGFVKVIFDKKYGEWLGAHMIGANVTEMIAEVVVARKLETTGHEIIKAVHPHPTMSEAIMEAAAAAYGEVIHL
- a CDS encoding TetR/AcrR family transcriptional regulator, with protein sequence MTNRKQHIADVALQLFGDKGFENTSTQLIAKAAGVSEALIFKHFGSKDQLLEFVIRNGYKRIIEDNRGGLAEADPLAFIYSVIELPYKLVQAEPHFWKLQYRLADSEMARQQHERFMKPVPSLLREAFKKLAYADPDKETELLLLLVEALWKMEATKTEEHGREMLDFIKGKYAQQ
- the fabG gene encoding 3-oxoacyl-[acyl-carrier-protein] reductase → MTQLLDGKVALITGASKGIGRAIAVYFAQQGAQVAFTYLSSVEKGQQLETELAAHGSKVKGFRSDASIYAEAEKLVDDVVAEFGKLDILVNNAGITQDGLLMRMSEQQWDQVIAVNLKSVFNLTKAATKPMMRAKAGSIINMTSVVGIKGNAGQTNYAASKAGIIGFTKSVALELGSRNIRCNAIAPGFIETEMTDALDPKQVDEWRKAIPLKRGGKPEDIAKATAFLASDDSSYITGQVLQVDGGMLT
- a CDS encoding YiiX family permuted papain-like enzyme encodes the protein MRRPLSIALALLLIVAAMSATYLQHRFSRFQRRHRGELTILSISLQLREGDLIFHTSRSAQSQAIQLATHSPYSHCGMLLRQGGEWQVLEAVQPVRLTPLEQWIGRGRGSHFVVKRLRDADQVLTPATRRQLRRTGLHYQGRAYDLYFGWSDERLYCSELLWKTYQQATGRKIGKLQRLREFDLSHPTVQQKLRERYGNHLPLNEPVISPVAMFDSPELVKVLQR
- a CDS encoding NAD(P)/FAD-dependent oxidoreductase produces the protein MKTDICILGAGPGGATAALHLANGGHRCLLLDRATFPRDKVCGDALSGKVLSELRRIGEELPARLAAEPIQLPSWGIDFYAPNGRRLAVPFKPRYNPTHDRAAGHISKRIDFDNFLIEEVRRRPEIDFRENTDVARHEPLPGGGWRLLAADDQEIATCKLLLVANGAQSQFARVVGGHELEPAHHCAGLRAYYRGVQGLHPDNFIELHFIKEFLPGYLWVFPLPNGEANVGVGMLTEAVAKKKVKLRERLEEILHTHPALKDRFATAERLGPVRGFGLPLGSKRRPLSGSGYLLLGDAGSLIDPFSGEGISHAMVSGRHAADWAARALVAADVSAGFLKGYDNAVYNRLWQELRLSRGMQRLLGYPALFNFIANRAANNPTLAETISNMFLDLDLRERLRQPSFYLKLLLGK